gaaaaaataaaaatatttaaatgacaAATATTGTATGGAAACGATACAATAGATGGAaatatttcccttgtggatcattaaagtttgtctaagtctgacTAATAACAACTTCAGTAgtattataaaataataataatagtactacATTTAGTGGACTTGTACGGTATCGCCTCTCAGCTCTTTCTccttcaaacacaccatcagcagcttttccataatTATTTTCATGGCTAATTGTCCACCATTTAAATGTTCTTTTAACATTCATGGCTCATTCTACTTCAGTTTGGTGCAGATtagcagtgatacgctcaaaTGTCATCGCTAAGTTGGCGACACGCTCGagcatgtttttaattatttatttctgGATTTCAACGAATatcatacacttgtttttctcaGCGCTGTTCTTAACACTCACTGTCTTCCTTCCCATGGTTAGAAGAAGAAGGTTTCTAGCTAATGCTcgtgagtaagaccagatgttttgggccAATATAGTTGACATTTGCTACAGTACGTCAACTGATGGTGAGGATGTTTGTAACTCAAAtatttgcttgcaacttaaagtgAAACGATTAGCCAAGAGACGGCTCTTAAAGTGGGGCACTCTTAAGTAGAGGTCCCACTGTAATGACCGAGTCCaggactaacaaaaaaacacaagtgacccgaaaaacccaaacagaatatgatccgcacatcggatcataacagtagcgttatctacaaagatacaaataattgctattgcgacatccagtggacaaatttagaacagctgtttctttcattccaaaattttgggttagttttatacttagcaaactcatctcgcgggctgGATCTGGCCCtggggccgtacatttgacacccccgGGCTAGACAATTAATCGATTTTGGATTTCGATTTCAATTATGTCTGCACACGATCATGAAAACATGAAAATCTGTTGGGGGGTAATGATTAAtgggcaaattccgtagcttgtaACGGTGAAACAGATGAAGAGTGAATGAATGAGTGACAAAAAGCGCATGTCTACTAGAAGTTTGGGGTGTTACCATGGATACTACTGAACTGATGCAGAGCTAATGTTAGCTAGCTTTAGATGTTGCAAATGTTTCAGCATGAAGGAGAAAGGAATGTTTGGCCGGACTTTGCATTCTAAAAAAAtctctgtggcttgtgcagccctttgagacactcgtgatttagggctatataaataaactttgattgattgattgaattgtgcTCTGGTGTAGACTAACAACAAGGTATGTTTGTAAAAGAGAGCCATCAACGAAGGATATCAACACGGATAACGCAGTATTTCATTGTCAGTTCCTCTCCTCTCTCACCTTTCAGTTTGAAATCCGGCAGCTGAGGGCCCACCTGGCCCATCAGGACCTGGATCTGGTGGCAGAGCGTGAAGAAGCCATGCAGATCCACCATATGTGGGGTAAACCGAGCAGCAGTTTCCATGAGGTGGACGGACTGGCCCCTGGGAGCTCCGAACATCACAGGCCGGCCAAAGTCAGAGAGCCCGGGGGGCCCTCAGGTAACCGTCTGGAATAATCAGCTCCTTTGTAGCAAACAGGCTATCAGATAGCGGCCGTGTTCACTCGCTGTTTTCTCCGCTAAGTCGTGTTTTGGGAGCCGATTGTTGACATGCAGATAAGTCAACCTGAAACCCACTATTCTAGTGGAACCAAAACAAAAGGTGGAAAAGCTTCTAGGACCAACAAAACCTCCTTTGTAGGCACTGTACTCTAATCTGGACCTTTTAGGACAAGTTgacatctcacacacacacacacacacaccagtgacaTGCGATGAACTACATACCAGGTGAGgcattcatactttttttttcttctttttttttttttttttacttcatatgtgcagctctagtcattgttgatttaggttgcacattagagttacagggaaaaaaagggagttatttacTTTCATAAAaccgttatcataatgatattatgatttGAAAAATGGgtacaaaaactatttgataaagttgttattaaatactttttggtcccatttgcttttaacaaaataaatcaagtattgtgagtgtatcttacctttctgtatttggaTCTGTAACAGCAATAGCTATCGTCcttgaaaacatactttgtatgatcgcattcatttggtcttaaagtccagtttagagaagtatttcatcttgtatacagtatataatccttcATATAGGcagaaacattcatgtaattcaatatcattccaagaaattaaacaatatttttgcatgggacaaaaaacacccacaaacgctggcttactctaataaaaatgccatgtttgttataagtacagttaaaaaaaaaaagatttaaaaatgctggcttccggtGGAgggacctgtgtctgctagcttgagcgcccccacttctcgcagtgtggcgagtcagagtactgctgaggcattgaactgcaagttgacaatatatccccccctaccttgaggcagaggtacttgctgcctcaagacctccCTTTTCCCCgtagcaacaagcatgcgccccctcgcacgcacacgcccaataaacattgtgtgtagccgtggaggcaccgcctgtgtctgcctcacttctcatctgctgcattgttttaaacaggaaacatggaatttccgcgattttgaccataaaaattatcaaaatatacaggaaccacaccaaaatcacttAGAAAGCAtataccaaaagagaaatattaaaacttattttatttaatacttcgttttggaacatctcatggttaaggtacctggtggcaggtgaggcactgcactgtgaaggcaccattaatgctgaaaggtacatacagcttttggagcaacatacattatgtttccatccaagcaacattatcattgacgctcctgcttatttcagcaagacaatgccaagccacattctacacgtgttacaacagcgtggcttcgtagtaaaagagtgcgggtactagactgacctgcctgtagttcagacctgtctcccattgaaaagtgTGGTGCaatgtgaagcctaaaataccacaacagagaccccggcttgttgaacaacttaagctgtacatcaagcaggaatgggaaagaattcctcttcgaaaatgtgtctcctcacttcccaaagctttactgagtgttgttaaaaggaaaggccatgtaacacactggtaaaaatgcccctctgactacttttttgcaatgtgttgctgccattaaattttaagttaatgattatttgcagaaaaaaaaatgtttttcagtgtgaagatgaaatatcttgtctttgcagtctattcaattgaatataagtaaaaaaggatttgcaaatcattgtattctctttttatttaccatttacacaacttcactgcttttgtacaaGTAATGAAGTTAATGGCTGAAGTGTGTCCTTGCAGCCCACCACGGCCAGGACGACATGAACAACTACATCAGTCAGTATTACAGCGAGCCAAGCAGCGGTGAGCATCATCCAGCGCCTTCATCACGTCACCTGTCGGCCACCTTCGCCAACGTGTTCTCTCTTCCAGACATGGGCGTCCCCGACCCCGCCGCACGCGTCATCACCACAGCGGCAATTGACGTCCACCTGCCCAACAACCCCAGCCAGCTTCCTCCTTCTCTGGTAAGTGCAGACGCCGTGTCCGGCAGCGGCCTCTTGCGGCGCGCCAACAGCTCGGCGAGCGAAGCGTCCGCCACCACGGCGTCTCACATCAGCAGCCGCACGCTGGGGTCGTCCACAGACTGGAGCTCCACCGTGCGCGAGGCGTCCACGTCCACGGACTACAGCGACCAGCGCTGCTACCCTCCGCCCTACAGCAGCACGCAGCCCAGAGGAAGCCCCAGCGCGGTGGTGCAGGAACTCCTCTCCTCGCTGTCGGGGGACTCCTGTCTCGCCCAGAAGGGTTTGGACCCGGTCAACCTCAAACCCCCGAGCCCGACCGGTTCCACCAAACACAGCCCCGAGCTGGAGCACAGGGTCAACATCTACAACAAGAGGAACCAGGAATCGCACACCAAACCTCTCATCCACCTGCAGGGCAAGGAAGCCTTCCTGGAGGAGAAGTACAGGATGATGGAGCCAGTAGACGCTCCCATCCATCGTCTGTCGGAAACATAAGACAGCGGGAAGCTCAACACTTATCAGGAAATGACTCACTTTTATCAACCTTTTACCAGCAACAGGCACAAACCTCATGCAACGACGCAGCGGTTTTATAATAAAAAAGCCTAAAAAAGGGTTTGATGGAGCAaaagttaggggtgtaacggtacgtgtatttggattgaaccgtttcggtacgggggtttcggtccagTGCGGAGGTGAACCAAACGAGTTTCcagacggacatattaagtagcgtaaacaatacccaaaatgccggacatttgaggcatttaaagacctactgaaagccactactagcgaccacgcagtctgatagtttatatatcaatgatgaaatattaacattgcaacacatgccaatatggccttttcagtttacttaattacaattttaaatttcccgcggagtttcttgttgaaaacgtcgcggaatgatgacgcgtgcgcgtgacgtcccgggttgcaggggacatattagcccagcaccatttgcggctaaaagtcgtctcttttcatggcgcaattacacagtattctggacatctgtgttgctgtagcttttgcaatttgtttaattaaaaatggagaagtcaaagtagaaagatggaggtgggaagctttaacctttatccacacaaacaaggtgtttccttgtttaaaattcccagagatgaaactttactgtggatcagagcggtcaagcgaacatggttcccgacaacttgtcaaccggcaggtttcggtgagaaaattgtggtaaaaagtcgccttttaccggggatcagctgagcttgctccgtccatgcagctgccgtcgacttccctcagagactggcgccaagacacccgtggacacacgactccgactatcaggtactgttaaactcactaaaacaccagcaacacaatagaaagataagggatttcccagaattatcctgatACATGTGTCtagaaacatctgaatccgtcccaatgcaatcgccttttttttttgtctactcctttactatcaatatcatcatccacaaatctttcatcctcgctcaaattaatggggaaattgtcgttttctcggtccgaatagctcttgctgctggaggctcccattataaacaatgtggggacgtgaggagccctcacccttgtgacgtcatcatctgcgacttccggtacaggcaaggcttttttattagcgactaaaagttgcgaactttatcgtggatgttctctactaaatccttccagcaaaaatatggcaatatcgcgaaatgatcaagtttgacacatagactggacctgctatccccgtttaaataagaaaatctcatttcagtaggcctttaagaaactctgccctgacagctccgcaaaagaagacatgtccggtgaaaagaggacacaTGGTCAGtttatcctagcccggtcgcctctagcaccggacatgtcctcttttgctagcatgctagcagcgaccgggctaggatagactgaccatatgtcctctttttACCGGACATGTCCTATTTTGCggagctgtcagggcagagtttcttaaatgcctcaaatgtccggcattttgagttatggttgcgtgtgttaacaatgtacgttcagggttaagaaggggttaaaaacaaaacacatttttcgcgcaacagcagcatttgtgagggaggggcagagagcgagagagttatgataatcgcgcatgtgtcgccaggctctgctttttatccattgatttatcagatttaattttttattatctatagcaggggtgtaaaaagtgtgccccggaggccgtttgcggcccacagctaatgttttacaaGGCCCgcggcatattctaaaaatactattaaaataaacaaaaacataaaagaaGTGAAACAAagaagcttgaaggttaaatgtaatttagaaaaagtttgcAATGTTGACTACTAAAACAAAGCTGgtttttttcctttcaaactgtcattgctcaaaacataatattgaatcaaaatcaatgttattatgaattattgacctatccaatgttcccattacttcacatcaaatattccactaagaaaaatacttttggtggaagattatgcaaatttggtaaataaataaccaaaaaaattatattttgttgttttcttactgtaccgaaaatgaaccaaaccgtgacctctaaaccgaggtacgtaccgaaccgaaatttttgtgtacagttacacccctagcaACAGTGGATCGTTGTTGCCATACCAAGTCATTTCTAAACTTCTCTCTTTCTATTTTAACAATGTTTGTAATATAAATTCAA
The nucleotide sequence above comes from Nerophis ophidion isolate RoL-2023_Sa linkage group LG12, RoL_Noph_v1.0, whole genome shotgun sequence. Encoded proteins:
- the tmem266 gene encoding transmembrane protein 266 codes for the protein MSNHQPPTQAASSELEVISQQVEEDNQRVAPVKIVSFSYRDLPLAALDVSLAGSQLISNPDEDDNREGSNWLKPCCGGRAGLWQVCLASAGFNCVLVACVVLVVVLLTLELLVDTKLLQFNNASQFAGIIHWISLAILSVFFTETVFRIVVLGIWDYIENKVEVFDGAVIVLSLAPMVASTVANGPSSPWDAIGLIITLRIWRVKRVIDAYVLQVKVEMELEIQQYEKAKALREEQLDRLTQICQEQAFEIRQLRAHLAHQDLDLVAEREEAMQIHHMWGKPSSSFHEVDGLAPGSSEHHRPAKVREPGGPSAHHGQDDMNNYISQYYSEPSSDMGVPDPAARVITTAAIDVHLPNNPSQLPPSLVSADAVSGSGLLRRANSSASEASATTASHISSRTLGSSTDWSSTVREASTSTDYSDQRCYPPPYSSTQPRGSPSAVVQELLSSLSGDSCLAQKGLDPVNLKPPSPTGSTKHSPELEHRVNIYNKRNQESHTKPLIHLQGKEAFLEEKYRMMEPVDAPIHRLSET